ACGAGTATGGAGCGCAGGCCATCTTAGGTCCTGCAAACAAGAAGTAGAAGATTTGGACCAGTTATGTGAATGAGGATTCCATCTGCTACCACACACCCAGCGTGCAGCTCGTCTCTGAATTGCTTCTAGTCTATCAATGTCTCTGGCAGTGTGTAAATACCATACAGGTGAGGCATATTCTAGTAATGGTCTAACAAGGCAATTGTAGGCAGCAGATTTAACAGTAGATGGACTTGCAAAAAGAGTGTGTCTTAAATAGTTGAGTGAACGGGAGGCTTTAGCTGTTATATGTTTGACATGATCACTCCATTTAAGATGAGAATTGATCTACATCCCCAAGTAACGAACTACTGATTTAGATGGAATAGGTTGGTCATTAAGATGGTACTTGCACATTGGTGGCGATCGCTTATAAGATATACAAATACTTtcacatttttgtggatttAATTTCAGTTGCCATAACTGTGACCATTGATAAACTTTGGtcaagtcttcttgaagtaAAGTTTCATCATGAGTTGAAACAATTTGCTTGTATAAAGcaatgtcatcagcaaataacttAACAGTACTGTTGGAAATAACGTGATGGATTTCGTCAATGTAGAGTAAAAATAACAACGGTCCAAGAACAGAgccttgtgggacacctgaACGAACAGGAAGCCATTCTGAGAAACAGCCATTAATAACAACTCTTTGATAGCGATTGGTATGGAACGAACCAAACCAAGAGAGTAGATTTCCATGTATGCCGAGACATTCAAGCTTAAGTAACAGGTGGCAATGAGGAACCGAGTCAAACGTCTTAGCTAAATCCAATAAAACACAGTGAACTGAGTTTCGTCTTTCAAGGCAAAAAGCCCAGTCATTAATAGCTGAAAGTAAGAGGGTCACAGTTGAACGTTTACGACGAAAGCCATGTTGAGAGAATCACTAATGAGATGTTTAGACTCTAGAACAAGTACAAGTTGTCTGTGAATAATTCTTTCTATAACTTTCACAACAATGGAAGTAAGGCTTATTGGGCGATAATTAGATGGAAGGTGTTTATCACCCTTTTTGTGAACAGGTACCACATTGGCAGTCACCCAGTCCCTAGGCAGGGCACCAGAGGACAGTGACAGTTGAAATAAACGTGATAAAGGTAAGGAGATGAAATCGGCAGCAACTTGTAATAATTGAGATGGTAGATTGTCTGGACCACAGGCCTTATCCCGTTGTAAAGATTTAAGTTCTTCATAAACATTCTCTGGTGTGAATTGTACAGAGTCAATAAGCTTTCCATTAAATTTGACAGACTCACGCAGAGATTGCAAGCCTGAGCAGTTTTCAGTTGTAAACACAGAGTTAAAATACTGATTAAAAGCTGTTGCCTTCTCAACATCATCTGAAACATGATTACCAGAGATGCTAAGTGGAGGAGGGGACTGATAAAATCCCTTGACTGAATTTACAAAATTCCAAAACTTCTTTGCATTTGCTGAATACGAGACAGAAAGTGCAGAAATGTAGTCCACGGTGTCCCGTCTAGCCTTGGAACGAACCAAATTACTTATCACTTTATACTTAGATCTATTTAGTTCAGAGCTGTTACGTTTCATTCTACGATACAAACATCGCTTGACACGTATCAAATGGAGGTTGTCTGGTGTAAACCAATGCTTGAGTTTTTTCTGTTTCCATTGAGTTTTAGGTATATGAGTCAACAACTGCAAAAAATAAATCCTTCCAGCATGTCCAAGCATTTTCAATGTCTGATTCAAAATCCAGCTGATCCCAAGGAACATGGGACAACAGCTCCTGAAATGCACAAAAATCGGCCTTTTTGTAATTATACAATTTCTTTTCACTGGTAGATGATTTTGTGGGAGAAATACAAATTGAGAATTCAATAGAATCGTGATCAGTTCCTGGCAAATTATCTACAGTCCGAATAGTGGAGATAGAGTCAGGACAGTTAGTAAACACTAGATCAAGAATGTTATTTCCTCTAGTAgggtgaacaaccagctgattgAGAAAGTGATCATGTGTAATTGAACAGAGATGAGTAGCGGTTGGAGATGATACAGCTGGAGAAACCACTGACCAGTCGATTGAGGGAACATTAAAGTCACCACAtaatactagaggtgtaccacCATTAATTAGTGATAACGAAGAGTTCAGTTCATCCAGAGCTGACAGGGATGGACCTGGTGGACGATAGAATACTCCAAACAAAAGATGACTAGGCGAGGTAAGGAGTTTTACCCACACTATTTCACAGTTTGTTTCTAACTCAGACATTCTCATCACAGGAATGGAGGAGCGAACTAGTATCATAATTCCACCACCGTGTCTATTTCGATCTTTACAAAAAACAACATAATTTGTGAGTAAAAATTGAGAGTTAAGAATAGATTCATCTAAAAATGTCTCAGTTATAGCGACTACATCTGCATCAACTGCTGATAAATAGATTAACAAAGTAAAACGTTTTGGAAACAAACTGCGAGAATTAAAACAGATACAGTTCAAGGAAGAGGACTGTCTAGGGCAAACATTGTCAACTGCTAAATCAATACATGTACAACAATACCATGGATCAGATGATGGAGACTTAACAAGGTCATCATATGTAGATTCAGAAATATATCTATCACAGGATACATGAATCCACTGGTCACAACCATCACAACACATTGCTTTGTCATCGTCATTTAATCTACACTTGCCACAAGGGTACTCCGGTCCAGGATTCAAATGGACATCTCCAGATAATAAAATGATTAACTGCAAACAAAACGAAGCGTTTCTCCAATTAAAGCCCGCCACACGGGGCGAGCGAAAGTAACCGTTTAAGCAAGAAAGTATCATTCTTCATCATCCTCACAGATAATGACAAGGAATAATTCTCTAACTGTTGCTGGTCCAAAAGTCCACAAACTTTCCAACACACGAGAGTGAACACAAAGAGCCACGCACACGCCgccattttttttaaaaactgtaaACCCTTAGTAATACTTTGCCTTTCATTCTTGTACTACAACTTCTACCTagattactagctacttacaaactttacaatataaaaatgcAGCACTTGTAGAAACGCGACTGTTCTATTCagtagagtgattgactgctctgttagagtagttaTTTCGATCATCAAGCGAAGAAGCCACGCCCCTACCCATATCATTACAAattcgtcggaaattatctaggttacaaatattgcataagatacactaccaacagttatcactccaaattactcattattacttaccaaaaacacgaccaacaagacaataccaccatcttcactatattttaccatagataatatataccttacccgggattggaaacggaggcaatcaacacctatcaacaagtTCACTCAGCGTTGTAGTATCGCGAGTTTAGTGTAACGTAATTCCGTAATTCAGTCCGTGTTTTATAAAATGGCGAATGCTGGAACTCGTAAAAGAACTCGTGCTAGAAAGAAGAGCTCGAAGCGGAAGAGCGGAGAATCCGATGGAAATGACGATGCTGGTTCGTTGTCATTATAGCTAACAATAAACAACCAGCGCTGGTAGCAAAATTTGGGCATTTTTACAGCTTAAACATTCAATCACTGATGTGCCTGGCCTGGCCTTGTTTGTGTGCAAGTTATGTTGATGTAGCCATTCATTAGCTAtacccatagataatatataccttactatGCTATACCATACCTGTCTTTTTCTTTCAATGCAGGTCCCAAAGCAAAAGATGCTTTTGTGGAAGCACTCAGAAGCGTATTGAATGATGATTCATTTAAAATAATGTCCTCAGAAGCAATTGAAGCAAGAAAAGTGGCACAGATTCTGTTGGACTGGTGTCTTGATGCTGCCAACAATAACTGTTTTACAACATTTGTTTTGAAATTGTCAGAAGACCTGAAACAGGCAATGAGCTCTTGTAAGAAGAAATCATGCAATCGTGAGAAACTTTGGAGAAACTTTTTTCTGTTGCGCTCTTCAGAGAAATTTCGAGGACTGGGTAAATTTTTTGGACTCCGCTAATGTGGCTGCTACACCTATCCTGTATCAGCATTTAACTGATATTTTGTTCAGGGGATACATTAGTGATCATGTGACAGGGTGTACAGCTGAAACCAAGGTTGATCCAGCGCCAGCTGTAACAAAACGCGAAGGCAATGCTCTTCGTTATGCTGCCGGCTAGGTTTGTAGACATTTACATAAGAAAATCGAACGCAGTAAACATGAGCTTAAGGAAGAGATGGTATTGTGCCTGATGGCTTTAACAAAGGACACACCCGAAGAACATAGTGAATGTGGCAGTTCTGAAGAATGGACATTAGCACTAGATAGAGGTGGGCTATGGTATGTTAAAGAAACAACATTTATATTGTTTATTGCAATAGAAGAAGTGAGAGAATGCCTAAAAATGTTACTTGGTAGCAACCCAGCAGCTGGAAAAAAAAGAGGAGATTGTTGAAAAAGTTATCTCCAGTGATGATGTTGAATTTTATTGGCTGATTTCCACTGCAGATTTCGAGATTGGTGAGAAGGAGGTACATAGTGCACTTCTTAAGGAAATAGTGCAGCTTTATGTGACTATCCGTGGATTTTCATATGCGAGCTTTTGGATGGAGAAATttaagcagtcagcaaaaaaGAGTACACAGCGGTCAAAAAGCTTACGTAGAGACTTGTATGATAGCAGCTTatagtatattatattattaacatttgCAATGCTATGCATAACACAACTTTATTTTGTGATTACAACAACACAGTAAATGATACAAgcaaattattaattaattgatAATAAAAATGGAATTTAAGGCAACAGCTTTTGCAGAAGTAATTCTAATACCATTTGTCGCCTAATGCTAGCCATATCACATTGACTAAAGTTGAAAGAAGTTTTGTTAGCCAGGCACTGAGCAATTCTGCATACAAACACACCACAGTCTGAATTATTTGTCTGTTGTGGAACACCTTGCGAAGTAGAGCAATTCCATTCCGTGGTAGAGGCACAGTTGGATGATTTCTCTAAAATATATGATTTTAATGCTTCCAAGCATGCTGGATTTGGTTCATGCAGCGAGTCATAATAAACAATCTGTAGGTCAGCTGTGCTTATGCTTGCTAAACACCAGTGTGCTCCAAGGTGCACTGGAACCAACAACAACCTCTTGCTAAATAAATCAGTTTCCTTTGTCCACCGGCACACTGCCTGGGAACCAAAACGTACAAGCTTTGGATAGAAAAATGTGCTGTATACGTAGACATCTGTGTTGGCCTCAGCTACTAATTTCATGTAGCAGTTTATCACCTAGCAAAAGAAAATGGCAACACATAAAAAATAAGTACTACATCACGAATAGCCTTACTTGGTCATTTAACCATCCGGTATCTTTTAAAGTCCAGAAGTCATGACGTGTTAAAGTAATGGTACAACACCTTGATAATTCTTCCTCCGCAGGTCCTGGTCCTAGTGCCTCACTAATCATATCATCATCAGTAGAATGGGCCTTCTGCTCAAATGATATGTCCATTTCTGTCACATCATTTCTATCGTGACTGCCAGCAAGTGTATCCTTTTCATCCATTTCAACAATGTCTACTTCTGCAGAAGTTTGCTGATGCTTATGACTTTTCACCTGATCATTCGAGCAAGATTCATGGGAGGCTTCTGTCACATCTGATGTTGCTTTTTCATTAAGTACTGGTGCTGGCACATCATTACTGTTAGGGTTATCGCTTGAACTGGCAGGCATATCAACAGTAACAACTTTCTGTACAGGAATATCCAAATATTTTGAAGCTGTAAACAATTCTTTTCTTGGAGCAAATGACTTTTTAAAAACCTTTTTGGCTGCCAGTAACTTCAATTTGCTTTTGAACACTCTTGGTGGCTTTATAAGCTTAGAATAAGATTTGTCCCTACATTTAGCCTTGCACCGTTTCTTAAGTGGCCTGCTCTCCTGCTCTATATCTATAGACTGCTTCTTGCCATGGCAATTTCCTTTTGAAATTCTTCCACAAACAGAATTGATTACTTTCAGTGCCTGACTATTCTTACAAAAATCATTGACATTTGGGTTTTCATGTCTCCCTCCACGTTGCCTTTGGCAGCCAAAGTAATTTTCAAGAGGATCTTGACAAAGCCTCTCACTCAAGAAGATTTTAACTCCTGGTATGGTGAATATGTATTTAACCAGTTCCACAAATGATTTAACTAAAAAAGATTAATTgataattaaaataatatattattactgCATGCAATACCTGTGACAGTGATGCCAAGACGAGTTTCCCtaggcattaacatcatttccTTTTGTTTTGGAGAAAATCCTTCCCTTTCATAGACACTTTTCTCCCAGTTCTCCAAGTAAGGCAAAAATTCTTCTTCAAGCCACTGCAGTGCATAAGCAAACAATAAAGTACAACATCTACTAAGTAGTTCTCTAAAATGGTCTACTGTCTACAAACAATGTCACACCCCAATGcatacattataataatacCAATAACATACTTGCAAACGAAAATCCTTTTTAGAAGTGTAGGGATCTTTGAATGATTTCCTGCTGTGGTATCCAGTAACAGCATTGGATACGTTGAAGCAATCAAAAAACTTATCGATCATTTTAACAAACTTGACTGTTTCCTGTACTTCTTCACCATAATTCTCTTCAAGCGACTTAGCCACTGTCTCACTAAGagcctacacatgtataatgcATTATATAGCATGCTAATCACATTCTTGTGAACTTACTTGTGCAGCTAAATCCACTCTCATCTTTGAAAACGTCGTTAAATAAACATGCTCGTACCTCAGCTTTTTCACTTGTCTAATAACTCCTCCTTGTTGGGGTACTGCTTGTGGTCCTCCTGTATCATCAAGGTAAAGTTGTTCTAAGTGCCCCCATGATATATCTTTACCATTGCACTAAATGTAAAAGGAAAAATAATGTACTCTCATTGCAGCTATAGCTATCAACTTACCCATAATTTTCGTTTGTTACTGTTCCAGCTATTTCTAATTGTTTTTAGCAAATGAGGAGGATCAGATATGAAATGCAAGTCACGTGGTCCCTCTCGTGCAAAAGGGTTGGGTACTTTGTAGACCATTTCATCTTTGGCATTGTGGAGTTTCCACAATCGACGATTTGGTGATGCACCATCACACGTAATTCCTAAAACACGGAAGCCCATTCTCTCAAGCCTTGATATTGCCTCCCACACAGGGTCAAACATCAACTCTCCACTGAGGTTGTTACAAGCAAACTGCGCATATGGGTAGTTCAACTTCTGAAAAATGCCTCTCACCATTAGCACCAACATTGAACTTGCGAGTTGTTGTTCATGTTGTGTCTCACCTAAAGCATTCTCAAATTCAAGCAGTCTATTGTTAGTGTTGCCTAGATTGACAAAGCCGATTAAAGAACCCTGGATCATATACAAGGTCAGTCTTGATATGAACTTCATCCATGACTAAGAAGACATATCTGTTAAGCTCGTTACTCAAAAAAGCAATGTCGTAAAGCTCTCGATCTGTTTCTGCAGAGAAGCCGATGGTAGTTGATGTATAGTGGGTGTAATCACGCAGTGTTCTTTGTGAAGGCAGTTTGATGCACCCTGTTTTCTGCAGTAGTTCATATGATTTTCCAGATAAATGTCTGAGATACAAGCTCCACTTAATGACTAGTGGGTGCCACTTCATTGACCGAGAGTCCTTTATAGAGCATGCTGTTGGTCCCAAAAAAGGCGTTGAAAAGATCCTTCTGGATACATAGAATGTACTTGCTTTGTGGTTGCATCCATCATAGCCTTCATATCATCATGCAGATCAACATTTAAGGTTACACCGTCTTGGGTAGCTGCAGTTGAAATCTTCTCTTGTAATCGACAAACACGAAGCTTTGCTTTTTTGCTCTCCTGGTGTAGATTTCTCAAACGCTCATCTTTTTCAGACGCACTCAAATTCGCATAAGTTGTATGACTGCTGGGATGAGTCTTCTGATCTTTTCGGCGACGTGACAGCATAGCTGatagtgttttcttgtatttcttACAACATATGCACAGCCTGGACTCTTCTGTACTGTTCATCAATATATAACACTCAACATGATAGATGGATAAACTACCAGTCCTTGCGGTGTCCAGTGCTGCCACAGTGCTGGTTCCTACAAAAGTTATTCACATCAAAGTATCGTGAACACAACAAAGGTATGCACACATAAAACTTGTCATGCTCTATTGACTTTACATACAGTTAAATGTATGCAGAAAGGACAGCTTACTTGAATTATCTTTGAGTTCGCCATTCTGAATGTTTGGGAGCTTCAAGAATGCATCATCACAGTTGCCTTCGCAAACCTTGCTTGTACGTAGAATGTTGATAAAGTTTgatacatgtgaaactacaggAAACATAAAATTTCCATTGCATGTTTAATATCGTACAGCAATCCAACCAATACCTGAATTAAGAGATGTCGAAATGTCTTTCAAAAGAGCAGATGAGGGCTTCAGAGTTTCTCTTTTATAATTCACAATCCATGAGAAGTCTTCCTTAATGGCTAACGATCTTAAAACCTCAGTGCCAGACTCAAAATAACCCAGTTGGAATATTCTCAATTCTGCATTTTGGATTGTATCAATCCACCCTGTAAAAGGAACGATTTAGCTAAGcatctgcacacactgtgtcACTATACCTGAAGGAATGCCATTACACTGTTTCAGTCCACTGTGCAAAATATCCAAAGACCTGACTGGTGCATCAACAAATGAGCACAAAGGCAGAGACACTTGAAATGACAGTGGCAGAGacaccttcagcactgacacatCTCTCAAAGGAATTGAAACTGGTAGCCTCTTAGGTTTAGGCTGCCAGTGTTTGTTACTATGAAGTCTAAGCTTTCTGTGACCTCTCCTATCATTCATCTGTAAAAAAATCCAGtgcaaactatagctatatgcataatAATAAAGCAACAGTTCTGAAAAGGAAATACTTGCATTCACTTGAAGATTCAAGGATTTCGCCTACATCAGTACAAGTCAGCAGCCTTAAAACTATCCTATTTTGTTTgtacacatcaagacacacgatagtgtgtcgtgcggcccaagaagccggcgcgccacaccgtgagtatattaacaggaagaaagaaaacgcaattttcacacctatgtagctctgtgatcccttatccgattggaaccaaatttgctggagacgtgccgcccagctagggtagtctacataccaaatttgaagaaaatcgctccagccatttccgagatacgagcgaacaaaatttcgttttaatttcttcgttttcttcttcttcttcttcttcttcatcttcttcatttcgcacacttcgcaaaattcgccataaaacacgaatgcgtgctcggatttggctgaaatttggcacacttaaagggctcattaaggcggatctccgtaccaactttggtaggaatccgatgaacattcacggagttatgaccgattatttgcgtaaaataaggtcgaaggtctgtcacgcctacagggtaaacgccttggaggaatcagttgaaaattgatatgtagatggagcaaccatcgtaggagtgcctttttgtggtttgaaaggaatcgggataaagaccatggagatatgacacgaaacccaacctgtgtcaaaattacgcgatcgatttttatgaataaaaaactattagttttcgtatctaccaggcaaaccgcttagagcaacgagctgaaaatcagtatgtagctggaataatcaccatagaaagtccttgcagtagtacagaagaatcggattacaaatcactgagttatgattcgaaaggcaactaggtgcagcaaatgcgagatcgagatactctaatagaacagtcaccctaataaagcattcagctgcatttataatttactcagttatattacattgtaagttattctgtggggaattcagctacaaacaagtcaccctgtagtcaaatcagctagaagaaggtacctaatagagagttcagctacaaataagccatcatgtagagagttcagctcaaataaa
This genomic interval from Dysidea avara chromosome 15, odDysAvar1.4, whole genome shotgun sequence contains the following:
- the LOC136245381 gene encoding uncharacterized protein, coding for MANAGTRKRTRARKKSSKRKSGESDGNDDAGPKAKDAFVEALRSVLNDDSFKIMSSEAIEARKVAQILLDWCLDAANNNCFTTFVLKLSEDLKQAMSSCKKKSCNREKLWRNFFLLRSSEKFRGLGKFFGLR
- the LOC136245377 gene encoding uncharacterized protein, coding for MKFISRLTLYMIQGSLIGFVNLGNTNNRLLEFENALGETQHEQQLASSMLVLMVRGIFQKLNYPYAQFACNNLSGELMFDPVWEAISRLERMGFRVLGITCDGASPNRRLWKLHNAKDEMVYKVPNPFAREGPRDLHFISDPPHLLKTIRNSWNSNKRKLWCNGKDISWGHLEQLYLDDTGGPQAVPQQGGVIRQVKKLRYEHVYLTTFSKMRVDLAAQALSETVAKSLEENYGEEVQETVKFVKMIDKFFDCFNVSNAVTGYHSRKSFKDPYTSKKDFRLQWLEEEFLPYLENWEKSVYEREGFSPKQKEMMLMPRETRLGITVTVKSFVELVKYIFTIPGVKIFLSERLCQDPLENYFGCQRQRGGRHENPNVNDFCKNSQALKVINSVCGRISKGNCHGKKQSIDIEQESRPLKKRCKAKCRDKSYSKLIKPPRVFKSKLKLLAAKKVFKKSFAPRKELFTASKYLDIPVQKVVTVDMPASSSDNPNSNDVPAPVLNEKATSDVTEASHESCSNDQVKSHKHQQTSAEVDIVEMDEKDTLAGSHDRNDVTEMDISFEQKAHSTDDDMISEALGPGPAEEELSRCCTITLTRHDFWTLKDTGWLNDQVINCYMKLVAEANTDVYVYSTFFYPKLVRFGSQAVCRWTKETDLFSKRLLLVPVHLGAHWCLASISTADLQIVYYDSLHEPNPACLEALKSYILEKSSNCASTTEWNCSTSQGVPQQTNNSDCGVFVCRIAQCLANKTSFNFSQCDMASIRRQMVLELLLQKLLP